The Solibacillus daqui genome has a segment encoding these proteins:
- a CDS encoding ABC transporter ATP-binding protein has protein sequence MTVSIETKSLTLSYGDINIIENLDLSIPMNEITVLIGANGCGKSTLLRSIARLLKPKQGSVLLDGSDIFKLSTKQVAKKLSILPQSPVAPEGLTVLQLVKQGRYPHQSWRKQWTPKDEEIVLNALKATGVDHLQDKSVDELSGGQRQRAWIAMTLAQDTDIILLDEPTTYLDLTHQIEVLDLLFELNQQQNRTIIMVLHDINLACRYADHIITVRNQTVFNQGKPKEIMTSTLVKHVFDLKCKMIDDPIFGTPLCIPYGKGHKI, from the coding sequence ATGACTGTATCTATAGAAACAAAATCACTTACACTTAGTTATGGTGATATAAACATCATTGAAAATCTAGATTTGTCTATTCCAATGAATGAGATTACCGTGTTAATTGGTGCCAATGGTTGCGGAAAATCTACGCTTTTACGCTCAATTGCACGATTATTAAAACCGAAGCAAGGATCTGTATTATTAGATGGATCGGATATTTTTAAGTTATCAACAAAACAAGTAGCAAAAAAACTCTCCATTCTCCCTCAGTCACCCGTGGCACCGGAGGGATTGACAGTTCTACAACTTGTTAAACAAGGTCGTTATCCTCATCAAAGCTGGAGAAAACAATGGACACCAAAAGATGAGGAAATAGTTTTGAATGCATTAAAAGCAACTGGTGTTGACCACCTTCAAGATAAATCCGTGGACGAGCTTTCTGGTGGTCAACGTCAACGCGCATGGATTGCGATGACTCTTGCCCAAGATACAGATATAATTTTGTTAGATGAACCAACAACATACTTGGATTTAACACATCAAATAGAAGTATTAGATCTGCTATTTGAATTGAATCAACAGCAAAATCGAACAATTATTATGGTCCTTCATGATATAAATCTCGCATGTCGTTATGCCGATCACATCATAACTGTTCGTAATCAGACAGTATTTAATCAAGGAAAACCTAAAGAAATAATGACTTCCACATTGGTAAAACATGTATTTGATCTTAAATGTAAAATGATTGATGATCCGATCTTCGGTACACCTTTATGTATTCCATATGGTAAAGGGCATAAAATCTAA
- a CDS encoding EAL and HDOD domain-containing protein encodes MEVFIGRQPIFNSEEEIVAYELLYRNNGVNKFSQIDSDKATIDVLINSFIKIGFQEVSNGLPSFINFTENLIMQEELHFLNPTKVVIELLEDIPITPALIDRLKTIKRDGFKLALDDFTMDESVLIYDNLFELVDYIKVDFIQTSEQERAIIENKVKAKFPHIQLLAEKVETREDYEQAKNSGYSLFQGYFFQQPQILKATDIPANLFQYFQIISLLRDENTNIDMLVEYIEREISLTYRLLKLINNSSKRSKSKVRSIKQAILLLGLTELRIWIYLLAMHESDIQQKGEIFNELMYASLFRAKVCEKCARLNYQNNYSEYFLIGLFSLIDALLNRPINSILVQLPLAENIIETISGAETEMMPYLQFSIALSKLNWAEIEPLARQLNISVDQILPIYEEARVWVDEAIHI; translated from the coding sequence ATGGAAGTTTTCATCGGCAGGCAACCTATATTTAATAGTGAAGAAGAAATTGTTGCGTATGAGCTTTTATATCGAAACAATGGTGTAAATAAATTTTCCCAAATTGATTCCGATAAAGCGACCATAGATGTTTTGATCAATTCGTTTATAAAGATTGGTTTTCAGGAAGTATCGAATGGGCTCCCATCTTTTATCAATTTTACGGAAAATTTGATTATGCAGGAGGAGCTTCATTTTTTAAATCCGACAAAAGTAGTGATTGAACTTTTAGAGGATATCCCAATTACTCCAGCTTTAATTGATCGACTTAAAACAATAAAGCGCGATGGTTTTAAACTAGCATTAGATGATTTTACTATGGACGAAAGCGTGCTCATCTATGACAATTTGTTTGAGTTAGTAGACTATATTAAAGTAGATTTTATACAGACATCAGAACAAGAGAGAGCCATTATTGAAAATAAAGTAAAAGCCAAATTCCCGCATATTCAACTACTTGCAGAAAAAGTAGAAACACGTGAGGATTATGAACAGGCAAAGAATTCAGGGTATTCATTGTTTCAAGGTTATTTCTTTCAACAACCGCAAATTTTAAAAGCTACAGACATACCAGCAAACCTATTTCAATATTTCCAAATTATTTCGTTATTGCGTGATGAAAATACGAATATTGATATGTTAGTTGAATATATCGAACGGGAAATCTCATTAACCTATCGCCTATTAAAGCTAATTAATAATTCATCAAAGCGTTCGAAATCGAAAGTTCGTTCTATTAAGCAGGCAATATTATTACTAGGGCTAACAGAGCTTCGAATATGGATTTACTTACTAGCGATGCACGAGTCAGATATACAGCAAAAAGGCGAGATATTCAATGAATTAATGTATGCGTCGTTATTCAGAGCGAAAGTATGCGAAAAATGTGCGCGATTAAATTATCAAAATAATTATTCAGAGTATTTTTTAATTGGATTATTTTCATTAATAGATGCATTATTAAATCGTCCAATCAATTCGATTTTAGTGCAACTGCCTTTAGCGGAAAATATTATAGAAACGATTAGCGGTGCCGAGACAGAAATGATGCCATATTTGCAATTTAGCATTGCGCTAAGCAAATTAAATTGGGCGGAAATCGAACCTCTAGCGCGACAATTAAACATTTCGGTAGATCAGATTTTACCGATCTATGAAGAAGCACGCGTTTGGGTGGATGAAGCAATTCATATATGA
- a CDS encoding enoyl-CoA hydratase-related protein — MNTIKYEQKDFIAYVTLDRPDMLNAFNFEMLEQLRKVIESIQIHPDIRLVIITGAGDKAFSVGADLKERKTLPDTLVKRNLNRFGEVFSLIEQLPQPTICVMNGYAFGGGLELALACDFRIAADSITLGLTETSLGIIPGAGGTQRLPRLIGEAKALELILTAKRMTATEALHYGVVTKVAPREQLHEMTAEFAAVILKNAPIAIQQAKFAVKQGMKTDIQTGLQIERKAYELTIPTEDRIEALNAFAEKRPPQFRGK, encoded by the coding sequence GTGAACACTATAAAATATGAGCAAAAAGATTTTATCGCCTATGTTACATTAGATCGTCCTGATATGTTAAATGCTTTTAATTTTGAAATGCTAGAGCAATTGCGCAAAGTAATTGAATCGATTCAAATTCACCCTGATATTCGACTTGTAATTATTACCGGCGCTGGTGATAAAGCCTTTTCAGTTGGAGCGGATTTAAAGGAACGTAAAACTTTGCCTGATACACTTGTTAAACGAAATTTAAATCGCTTTGGGGAAGTGTTTTCACTTATTGAGCAATTGCCACAGCCCACAATTTGTGTCATGAATGGCTATGCTTTTGGTGGTGGTCTTGAACTAGCGCTTGCTTGTGATTTCCGTATTGCCGCAGATTCCATTACACTTGGCTTAACTGAAACAAGCCTCGGGATTATCCCAGGCGCTGGTGGTACACAACGTTTACCGCGCTTAATCGGCGAAGCAAAGGCACTAGAATTAATCTTAACTGCCAAACGTATGACAGCCACAGAAGCACTACACTATGGCGTTGTCACAAAAGTTGCACCAAGAGAACAGTTACATGAGATGACGGCAGAGTTCGCTGCAGTCATTTTAAAAAATGCACCAATCGCCATTCAACAGGCAAAATTTGCTGTAAAGCAAGGCATGAAAACAGATATTCAAACCGGCTTACAAATAGAACGCAAAGCTTATGAACTTACGATTCCAACAGAAGATCGCATTGAAGCACTTAACGCCTTTGCAGAAAAAAGACCTCCTCAGTTTCGAGGGAAATAA
- a CDS encoding DedA family protein: protein MSIIYGLIDFILHIDEHLVEIIQQFGNWSYGILFTIVFVETGIVIMPFLPGDSLLFASGTLAALGAFNLYTLLIIFFVAAVLGDTVNYHIGHKVGMSIPENSFIGRVINRERLEIAQRFFNKHGGKTIVIARFMPFIRTFIPFVAGASRMNYRYFLFYNVLGAFLWVMSCTLLGYFFGNIPIIKENFSLVLILIIVISVLPAIIGALKARKK, encoded by the coding sequence ATGTCAATCATTTATGGGTTAATTGATTTTATTTTACACATCGACGAACATCTTGTTGAAATTATCCAACAGTTTGGGAATTGGTCGTACGGGATTTTATTTACGATTGTGTTCGTTGAAACAGGCATAGTGATTATGCCATTTTTACCGGGGGATTCACTATTATTTGCGAGTGGTACTCTGGCCGCATTAGGTGCATTTAATTTATATACTTTATTGATTATCTTTTTCGTGGCAGCAGTTCTCGGGGATACAGTCAATTATCATATTGGACATAAAGTAGGGATGTCTATCCCGGAAAACAGTTTTATCGGACGAGTTATTAATCGTGAGCGTTTAGAAATTGCACAGCGCTTCTTTAATAAACATGGCGGTAAAACGATTGTTATTGCACGTTTCATGCCATTTATTCGTACATTCATTCCGTTTGTTGCCGGTGCAAGTCGCATGAACTATCGTTACTTCCTATTCTATAACGTATTAGGTGCGTTTTTATGGGTAATGAGTTGTACGCTACTCGGCTACTTCTTCGGTAATATTCCAATTATTAAAGAAAACTTCTCGTTAGTACTTATTTTAATTATTGTGATTTCAGTATTACCAGCAATTATTGGTGCACTAAAAGCACGTAAAAAATAA
- a CDS encoding S9 family peptidase: MTNFVTKESLFELQSITNPVLAPNEQEALFIHTQINEKENNYNAHLFHIELASGNLTQWTFGNERISSPAWSPNGKQVAFLVKRGEKQQLYLLNSRGGEAQEITTLPNGVNSFLWSPCGEKIWLTTSVKEGLAITDEEEKEDKKFPKAFVVDKMKYKADSLGLLPQNRHAQIAVVELGSKEVTAYTDAPYSHSLQGISHDGKTLVVAVNRVDNTDDVFRTPLYLVDVDTKEEIMLIEEDGYYGDAAFSFDDRYIAFGGSDQTFKNATHGHVYIYDTQSKNIQKLTEMFDVPVGDYAVGDTQQAASAPTVMWTENNDLYFQVSTEGDVRLYYATLEGAIYPASPENEHVYGYAIFKNGNRALMTVSNPTFPGELFDFDITTGERKQLTTFNAEFLANTALSTPEAIVYPTKDGFTVHGWIMKPANYIAGEKYPLIVEVHGGPHTLYANTFFHEMQLLAAQGYGVLYVNPRGSHGYSQGFVDAVRGDYGGGDYEDIMAGLDYALANYDWIDEERLGLTGGSYGGFMTNWVVGHTTRFKAAVTQRSISNWISFNGVSDIGYYFTEWQMLADMNNVEKLWHHSPLKYATNVETPLLILHSERDFRCPIEQAEQLYITLKRMGKEVGFVRFPESDHNLSRTGIPSLRVERLAQITGWFEKYL; the protein is encoded by the coding sequence ATGACTAACTTTGTAACAAAAGAAAGCTTATTTGAACTACAATCGATTACCAATCCAGTGCTAGCTCCAAATGAGCAGGAAGCGCTATTCATTCACACACAAATTAACGAAAAAGAAAATAATTATAATGCCCATTTATTTCACATTGAATTAGCATCAGGCAATTTGACACAATGGACATTTGGAAACGAACGAATCTCAAGTCCAGCTTGGTCGCCGAATGGTAAACAAGTGGCATTTTTAGTGAAGCGTGGCGAAAAACAACAGCTCTATTTATTAAATAGTCGCGGAGGCGAAGCACAAGAAATTACGACATTACCAAATGGGGTTAATTCATTTTTATGGAGCCCATGTGGTGAAAAGATTTGGCTGACAACTTCAGTCAAAGAAGGACTAGCAATTACGGACGAGGAAGAAAAGGAAGATAAAAAATTTCCGAAAGCATTTGTAGTCGACAAAATGAAGTATAAAGCCGATAGTTTAGGGCTATTACCTCAAAATCGTCATGCACAAATTGCTGTTGTTGAATTGGGCTCAAAAGAAGTAACGGCATATACAGATGCACCTTATTCACATAGCTTACAAGGAATTTCACATGATGGGAAAACGCTAGTAGTAGCGGTAAACAGAGTTGACAACACTGATGATGTATTCCGCACACCACTTTATTTAGTAGATGTGGACACAAAAGAAGAAATAATGTTAATCGAGGAAGATGGTTATTATGGAGACGCTGCGTTTTCATTTGATGACCGCTATATTGCATTTGGTGGTTCAGATCAAACATTTAAAAACGCAACGCATGGTCATGTCTATATTTACGACACACAATCAAAAAATATACAAAAGCTAACAGAAATGTTTGATGTACCAGTAGGAGATTATGCGGTAGGAGACACTCAACAAGCTGCATCAGCACCAACTGTCATGTGGACGGAAAACAATGATTTGTATTTCCAAGTGTCAACAGAAGGTGATGTTCGTTTGTATTATGCAACGCTTGAAGGAGCGATTTATCCGGCATCCCCTGAAAATGAACACGTATATGGCTATGCGATTTTTAAAAATGGTAATCGTGCATTAATGACCGTATCAAATCCAACATTTCCTGGAGAGCTATTTGATTTTGATATTACAACAGGTGAGCGCAAACAATTAACAACATTTAATGCCGAATTTCTAGCAAACACAGCACTTTCAACACCAGAGGCAATTGTTTATCCAACAAAAGATGGCTTCACTGTGCATGGATGGATTATGAAACCAGCAAATTACATTGCGGGCGAAAAGTATCCACTAATTGTGGAAGTTCATGGCGGACCGCATACACTTTATGCCAACACATTCTTCCACGAAATGCAGCTATTAGCAGCTCAAGGCTATGGCGTCTTATATGTAAATCCACGTGGTAGTCATGGCTATTCGCAAGGCTTTGTAGATGCAGTGCGCGGTGATTATGGTGGCGGAGACTATGAAGATATTATGGCTGGATTAGATTATGCGTTAGCCAACTATGATTGGATTGATGAGGAGCGTCTTGGCTTAACGGGTGGTAGCTACGGTGGCTTCATGACAAACTGGGTGGTAGGACATACTACCCGCTTTAAAGCAGCGGTAACACAACGTTCAATTTCAAACTGGATTAGTTTTAATGGGGTATCGGATATTGGCTATTACTTCACAGAATGGCAAATGCTTGCCGATATGAATAATGTCGAAAAGCTTTGGCATCATTCACCATTAAAGTACGCAACAAATGTGGAAACACCGCTATTAATTTTGCATAGCGAACGTGATTTCCGTTGTCCAATAGAGCAAGCAGAGCAATTATACATTACGCTAAAACGTATGGGGAAAGAAGTAGGATTTGTTCGCTTCCCAGAAAGTGACCATAACTTATCACGTACAGGGATTCCGAGCTTACGAGTAGAGCGTTTAGCTCAAATTACCGGTTGGTTTGAAAAATATTTATAA
- a CDS encoding fatty acid--CoA ligase family protein → MNLVEKVRQQAFEQPEKTAYHFLGKGTSYGELEQTVSRFAGALEDLGVQKGDHIALLLGNTPHFIISLYASMRIGAVAIPINPIYTADEISYIIKNGDVKVVIALDMLLPLVEAGVQGFPQVTNYIICETTPDIGEKYAALSDAVKVKTKLFTQVLSGATRSVDPVEVSPDDTAIILYTSGTTGHPKGAMLTHNNLYSNARDIGDYLKMTHEDRVIATLPVFHVFALTVVVNAPLTRGATILLAPRFSPGEIFELAVTYKATVFAGVPTMFNFLYQFEGGEVSALSTLRVAISGGSSLPVSLLHNFENKFNVRISEGYGLSEASPVTCFNPIDRDRKPGSIGQAIINVENKVVDETGQEVAIGEVGELIVRGPNVMKGYYKMPEETAVTIRDGWLYTGDLARKDEEDYFFIVDRKKDLIIVGGFNVYPREVEEVLYSHSGIVEAAVVGFPDPNFGEAVHAYVVLKDPSLTVENIQEYCAQHIVKYKVPTVIEIIDELPKNTTGKILRRSLKEAMKA, encoded by the coding sequence TTGAATTTAGTTGAAAAAGTACGACAACAAGCTTTCGAACAACCAGAAAAAACAGCGTATCACTTTTTAGGGAAAGGCACTTCTTATGGAGAATTAGAGCAAACAGTTTCACGTTTTGCTGGAGCTCTAGAAGATTTAGGTGTACAAAAGGGAGATCATATCGCCCTTTTACTCGGCAATACACCGCATTTTATCATTAGTTTATACGCGTCAATGCGTATTGGGGCAGTTGCTATTCCAATCAACCCAATTTATACAGCAGACGAAATTTCGTACATTATTAAAAATGGTGATGTAAAGGTTGTTATCGCACTAGATATGTTATTGCCACTTGTGGAGGCAGGGGTGCAAGGATTCCCACAAGTGACAAATTACATTATATGCGAAACGACACCAGATATTGGGGAGAAATATGCAGCGTTATCTGACGCAGTGAAAGTGAAGACAAAATTATTTACACAAGTGTTATCGGGGGCAACACGTTCTGTTGACCCAGTAGAAGTGTCACCAGATGATACAGCGATTATTTTGTATACATCAGGTACTACAGGTCATCCGAAAGGTGCGATGTTAACACATAATAATCTTTATTCAAATGCCCGTGATATTGGTGATTATTTAAAAATGACACATGAAGATCGTGTTATTGCCACGTTACCGGTATTCCACGTATTCGCATTAACGGTAGTAGTGAATGCACCATTAACACGTGGGGCTACAATTTTATTAGCGCCACGCTTTAGCCCAGGTGAAATTTTTGAGTTAGCTGTTACTTATAAAGCAACGGTATTTGCAGGCGTACCGACAATGTTTAACTTCTTATACCAATTTGAAGGTGGCGAAGTAAGCGCATTATCTACATTACGCGTAGCGATTTCAGGCGGATCATCATTGCCAGTATCATTACTACATAACTTTGAAAATAAGTTTAATGTACGAATTTCAGAAGGTTATGGTCTGTCAGAAGCTTCACCAGTTACTTGTTTTAATCCAATTGATCGTGACCGTAAGCCTGGTTCAATCGGACAAGCAATTATTAATGTGGAAAATAAAGTCGTTGATGAAACTGGTCAAGAAGTCGCAATTGGTGAGGTAGGCGAATTAATCGTTCGCGGACCAAATGTGATGAAGGGCTATTATAAAATGCCAGAAGAAACAGCAGTTACAATTCGCGATGGCTGGCTATATACAGGTGACTTAGCACGAAAAGACGAAGAAGATTATTTCTTTATCGTGGATCGCAAAAAGGATTTAATTATTGTAGGTGGTTTTAATGTATATCCTCGTGAAGTAGAGGAAGTGTTATATTCACACAGCGGTATTGTAGAAGCGGCTGTTGTCGGCTTCCCAGATCCAAACTTCGGTGAGGCAGTGCATGCTTATGTTGTGCTAAAAGATCCTTCATTAACAGTAGAAAATATTCAAGAATACTGCGCACAGCATATCGTAAAATATAAAGTACCTACAGTCATCGAAATTATTGATGAGTTACCAAAAAATACGACAGGTAAAATTTTGCGTCGTTCGTTAAAAGAAGCGATGAAAGCCTAA